In Hevea brasiliensis isolate MT/VB/25A 57/8 chromosome 13, ASM3005281v1, whole genome shotgun sequence, a single genomic region encodes these proteins:
- the LOC110652243 gene encoding zinc finger protein SHOOT GRAVITROPISM 5 — protein sequence MLASNPSSSLPFSSSDPFSCLETSTNNNKRKRRPAGTPDPDAEVVSLSPKTLLESDRYVCEICNQGFQRDQNLQMHRRRHKVPWKLLKRETPVVKKRVFVCPEPSCLHHDPCHALGDLVGIKKHFRRKHSNHKQWVCEKCSKGYAVQSDYKAHLKTCGTRGHSCDCGRVFSRVESFIEHQDTCNMERLRPESQSLQPACLSRTASSPSPSTDTNFSTAPWPPLVMPRKTSDAMFLSPTADKKDYNLELQLSSTSNPIEVSVSPKRDDNHSTQLQLSIGSSDFSEKNDSNITCTTKDASKLSPRESNNNSEKAELPASRVKEEAWEQLRLAMAEKAYAEEARQRAKRQIEMAEQEFANAKRIRQQAQAELDKAQALRVHATKQINSTILQITCHACKQQFQTRTPPDENSWVLSYMSSAITEGEVENDNGINLAKTAAYNLPIN from the exons ATGCTAGCCAGTAACCCTTCCTCAtcacttcctttttcttcttctgatCCTTTTTCTTGCTTAGAAACTTCAACTAACAATAATAAGAGGAAAAGAAGACCAGCAGGAACTCCAG ATCCAGATGCTGAGGTGGTCTCTTTATCTCCCAAAACATTATTGGAATCTGATCGTTATGTGTGTGAGATCTGCAACCAGGGTTTTCAGAGAGATCAAAACCTGCAGATGCATAGGCGGAGGCATAAGGTCCCTTGGAAGTTACTCAAGAGAGAGACACCGGTGGTGAAGAAGAGAGTTTTCGTTTGCCCTGAGCCTAGTTGCTTGCACCATGATCCATGCCATGCCCTTGGCGATCTTGTTgggataaagaaacatttcagaaGAAAACACAGCAACCACAAACAATGGGTCTGTGAAAAATGTTCTAAAGGTTATGCTGTTCAATCTGATTATAAAGCTCATCTCAAAACCTGTGGCACCAGGGGCCATTCTTGCGATTGCGGCCGCGTTTTCTCAAG AGTTGAGAGTTTTATAGAGCATCAAGACACTTGCAATATGGAACGTTTACGACCTGAATCGCAGTCACTACAGCCTGCATGCTTGTCTAGAACAGCTTCAAGCCCAAGCCCCTCTACAGATACCAATTTCAGCACAGCTCCTTGGCCTCCTTTAGTAATGCCAAGGAAAACAAGTGATGCCATGTTCTTGAGCCCTACTGCAGATAAAAAAGATTACAATTTGGAACTCCAGCTTTCAAGCACATCAAATCCCATTGAAGTCTCAGTTTCTCCTAAGAGAGATGATAATCATTCCACCCAGTTGCAGCTCTCAATTGGGTCAAGTGATTTCAGTGAGAAAAACGATTCAAATATCACTTGTACAACTAAAGATGCAAGTAAACTTTCCCCACGAGAAAGCAATAATAATAGCGAAAAAGCTGAATTGCCAGCCTCGAGGGTTAAAGAAGAAGCATGGGAGCAGCTAAGGTTGGCCATGGCAGAGAAAGCTTATGCTGAAGAGGCAAGACAACGAGCGAAAAGGCAGATTGAAATGGCGGAACAAGAATTTGCCAATGCCAAGAGAATTAGGCAACAAGCTCAAGCTGAGTTAGACAAGGCACAAGCTCTAAGAGTGCATGCAACGAAGCAAATCAATTCAACCATTCTCCAAATCACTTGCCATGCTTGTAAACAGCAATTTCAAACGAGAACACCTCCAGATGAGAACTCTTGGGTTTTGAGTTACATGTCCTCAGCAATAACAGAAGGTGAAGTAGAGAATGATAATGGAATTAATCTAGCAAAGACTGCAGCTTATAACCTACCCATAAATTAA
- the LOC131172035 gene encoding pentatricopeptide repeat-containing protein At1g12620-like, with the protein MIQQGVKPDVVTYSSLMDGFCLCNQMDEATKLFDHMVSSGIADVFSCNILINGYCKSKRIDEATKLFYEMIKSSLVPNFVTYTTLIKGLREAGDWNWYLDEALTLFKAMEKSRLKPDCVSFTILIDGMCKAGRLNDAKELVFRHFEKGLQPNVYTYSAIIKGLCKEGLLDEAYKVFRGMEKSGCLPNGCCYNVIIQGFLGHKDVAKATQLIDEMVDKGFSADASTFELVIHLSRNDDLILRKL; encoded by the exons atgatCCAACAAGGGGTGAAGCCTGATGTTGTCACTTACAGTTCTTTGATGGACGGATTTTGTCTGTGTAACCAAATGGATGAAGCTACAAAATTATTTGATCATATGGTAAGCAGTGGCATAGCTGATGTCTTTAGCTGCAACATCTTGATTAATGGATACTGCAAGAGCAAAAGGATAGATGAAGCAACAAAACTTTTTTATGAAATGATTAAAAGTAGTTTAGTTCCCAACTTTGTTACTTATACTACTCTTATTAAGGGATTGCGGGAAGCGGGCGACTGGAATT GGTATCTTGATGAGGCACTCACACTATTTAAAGCGATGGAAAAGAGTCGGTTGAAGCCTGATTGTGTGAGTTTTACCATTTTGATTGATGGTATGTGCAAAGCTGGGAGGCTTAATGATGCCAAAGAACTAGTTTTTAGGCATTTTGAAAAAGGCTTACAGCCTAatgtatatacatatagtgcaatAATAAAAGGCCTTTGCAAAGAAGGATTATTAGATGAAGCATACAAAGTTTTTAGAGGAATGGAAAAGAGCGGATGTTTACCGAATGGTTGCTGTTATAATGTGATTATTCAAGGATTTCTCGGTCATAAGGATGTAGCAAAGGCAACACAGCTTATTGATGAAATGGTTGATAAAGGATTCTCTGCAGATGCCAGCACCTTCGAATTGGTAATACATTTATCGCGCAATGACGATCTCATTCTGAGAAAACTATGA
- the LOC110651522 gene encoding putative pentatricopeptide repeat-containing protein At1g12700, mitochondrial, which translates to MIMSARRIFTSAGRFFHFQLQTEMGIIQFPSLLFTNYFHSSTSMHVPEDAKSQRFLRSKFKDVDDALASFNHIILMRPLPSIAQFCRFLSALVGMKQYHTVISLCRTIESLGISHSVYSLSILINCFCRLHLVNFGFSILGKFIKFGLEPNTVTFTTLINGLCIDGKINGAVDLFNDMVSGGYQPNVHTYNVIVNALCKSGKTNVAIKLLKGMGERGCEPDVVTYNAIMDALCKDKLIIEALNLFSQMRNKCISPSVITYNCLIQGICNLGKWNQALALLKEMAGQNISPSIFTLNILIDNLCKEGLVSKAQAIMKIMIQKGVKPDVVTYNSLMDGFCLCNQMDEATKLFDQMVSGGIANVCSYNILINGYCKSRKIDEATKLFDEMLKTSVVPNTVTYTTFIKGLWEAGRPGNALEVFKSMCSYGQQPNVITFSTILNGLCKQGNLDEALTLFKAMEKSRLKVNCVSYNILINGMCRAGRLTDAKELFSRLFEKGLQPDVYTYSIIIKGLCNEGLLDEAYKVFRGMEECGCLPNDCCYNVIIQGFLRHKDIPEATLLIDEMVDKGFSADATTFELVIHLLRNDDLILTKLRNHSKCSKGANFK; encoded by the coding sequence ATGATAATGTCGGCGCGGAGGATTTTCACAAGTGCTGGGAGGTTCTTCCACTTTCAACTGCAAACGGAAATGGGTATCATTCAATTTCCATCCTTATTATTTACCAATTACTTTCATTCTTCTACTTCCATGCATGTTCCtgaagatgcaaaatctcaacgtTTTTTGAGATCTAAGTTCAAGGACGTTGATGATGCCTTAGCTTCCTTTAATCATATCATTCTTATGCGTCCTCTGCCTTCTATTGCTCAGTTTTGTCGATTTTTATCTGCCCTTGTGGGGATGAAACAATATCACACGGTCATCTCTTTGTGCAGAACAATTGAGTCTCTAGGAATCTCTCACAGTGTTTATTCTCTTTCTATATTGATTAACTGTTTCTGCCGATTACACCTTGTGAATTTTGGCTTCTCAATTTTggggaaatttataaaatttggaTTGGAGCCCAATACTGTGACATTTACTACCTTAATTAATGGGCTCTGCATAGATGGTAAAATCAATGGAGCAGTAGATTTGTTCAATGATATGGTTAGTGGAGGATATCAACCTAATGTTCATACCTACAATGTGATAGTAAATGCTCTATGTAAATCTGGGAAAACAAATGTGGCTATTAAGTTGCTAAAGGGAATGGGTGAGAGAGGTTGTGAGCCAGATGTTGTGACATACAATGCAATTATGGACGCCCTTTGCAAGGATAAGCTAATTATTGAGGCTTTAAACCTCTTCTCCCAAATGAGGAATAAATGTATTTCACCTAGTGTCATCACTTACAATTGCTTAATTCAAGGTATTTGCAATTTGGGCAAATGGAATcaagctttggccttgttgaaaGAAATGGCTGGGCAAAACATATCACCAAGCATTTTTACCTTAAATATATTGATTGACAATCTTTGTAAGGAAGGACTGGTTTCCAAAGCTCAAGcaataatgaaaataatgatcCAAAAAGGCGTGAAGCCTGATGTTGTCACCTACAATTCATTGATGGACGGATTTTGTCTGTGTAATCAAATGGATGAAGCTacaaaattatttgatcaaatggtaagtGGTGGCATAGCTAATGTCTGTAGCTACAACATCTTGATTAATGGATACTGCAAGAGCAGAAAGATAGATGAAGCAACAAAACTTTTTGATGAAATGCTTAAAACTAGTGTAGTTCCCAACACTGTTACTTATACTACTTTTATAAAGGGATTATGGGAAGCTGGGCGACCTGGAAATGCACTTGAGGTTTTCAAGAGCATGTGTTCTTATGGTCAACAACCAAATGTAATAACTTTCTCAACTATTCTCAATGGCTTGTGCAAACAGGGGAATCTTGATGAGGCACTCACACTATTTAAAGCAATGGAAAAAAGTCGGTTGAAGGTTAATTGTGTGAGCTATAACATTTTGATTAATGGTATGTGTAGAGCTGGGAGGCTTACTGATGCCAAGGAATTGTTTTCTAGGCTTTTTGAAAAAGGTTTACAACCTGATGTTTATACATATAGTATAATAATAAAAGGACTTTGCAATGAAGGTTTACTAGATGAAGCATACAAAGTCTTTAGAGGAATGGAAGAGTGTGGATGTTTACCGAATGATTGCTGTTATAATGTGATTATTCAAGGGTTTCTCAGGCATAAAGATATACCAGAGGCAACACTACTTATTGATGAAATGGTTGATAAAGGATTCTCTGCAGATGCCACCACCTTTGAATTGGTAATACATTTATTGCGCAATGACGATCTCATTCTGACAAAACTACGAAATCATTCCAAATGTTCTAAAGGTGCAAATTTTAAGTGA